The DNA region ctggcccGCGGGGCGGGGAGTACTGCGCTGACCGCGGCCGCCCCCAGAGCTCCCCCGGCGCCGTGGCCGGCCTGAGCAACGCCCCGGGCACCCCGCGGGACGACGGCGAGATGGCGGCCGCCGGGACCTTCCTACACCCGTTCCCGAGCGAAAGCGTAAGCGACTGCGTCGACTCCCCCCCCGCGGCGGCGTCGGGCCGGAGGGGCCTGGCGGGCAGACCCCGGCGGGGCGGCCGGGGGGCCAGAGCAAGACCGTGACCGCGGCGGGCCAGGTGGGGGGGGCGGCCGCGgcatccttcccctcccctctcctccctctctcccccctcccgccctAATCTCACCGGCCCGCCCCCTATCCCAACCCCACCCTGGGACCCGCACCCCAGGGCGGTCTCCCCACGCATCGCCacctgtctcctcccctccctccgccccgTCCCCCATTCTCCCCGGGGGGCGGGTCCCAGTATAGGCCGGAGCTGAGCCCGCCTCCGCGCGCCACCCCCCTCGTCTCTCCGCAGTACTCGCCCGGGATGACCATGAGCGTGTGATGGGGCAGCAGCCCCTTGCCCACTGCCGGCCTCGGCTTCTGCCCAGTGCCCCTGCCTGGGACCAAGGTCCAGGGGCTCGGGCAGTCTGCTGGGTGAGGGTCTGAGGTCACACCTCGGGCGACTGTACTCCATCCAGTTCAAGGATTGGACAGCTGGGAGGCCCCGCACGAAGGACtctcattttataagaaaacaaaaaacaaaacaaaacgcaaGGACCTCAGAGACGTTTTTTCCTGTATAGGCCCTTCCCGCCATTTCTATTTTGTCCCAGGGGGCTCCTTGTCCTTGGGGACCTCCTTTCCCCTGGACGGCAGGGGTGGGCCCCATCAATAAATGTaacttggttttggtttttggtatcTGGTCTCAGATTTCTTCGCTGTGGCTTGTGGCCACGTCCCCCCATCATGGGGTTAGGCAGAGGTTTCTAGGGTCCTAGAAGTTTCAAGAGCTGGGGCATCAGTTTCTCAAGGGTAGGTAGGAGCCTACCACGTGAAAAACGGGCGATAGGGCTGGAGTTGgggggggttagggttaggtcgCAGGCGCTGAGAACCCACAGGTGATGCTGTGGCTGATGGTGGCACTGGCTTTATTGTCTTCGGGGGTCTTGGAAGGGTTGGGTCCTGAGGGGCAGCCGGGGCAAGAGTTTTGGGGGAGAAGGATGGCCATGGCCTTAAGTGGTGGGCATCTGGGGTGCCTCGGCCTGCGAGTGCCCGTTGGCATCCCCTGTACAGCCGTTGGGGGCAGTTGGCGCCGGTCCTTTCTTGCAAGGCACAGGGCAGGTGACGACCACAGGCCCCACTCGCTTGAGGCCGGGGCGCTCCATCTTGTGCTCCAGAAGCATGTGGTTCTGTGGcgggagccccacacaggcccTGGGGGAAAGGCTGGGGCTGAGCGGGGCCAGACCCCGAGGCTGGGGACCCCACAGCCTCCAATCCCTAGAGTCCCGGTGCCGAGCGGGCCAGTGGACATGAGGGCCTCGGACGGGGACCCCAAAGCCGGGGCACACCTGAGGATATTCTCGATGCAGCTGCGCTGGCGGAAGAGCGCATTGACCACCGGGCTGCCCGGCGGCACCAGCGGCGCCTTGAAGAGGAAGCTGAGCAGCGACAGCACGGAGTGGAAGCCCTGCGGCTCGGGGTCGGCGTCCGTGCAGAAGCTCACGCGCTGGCACAGCTCGGTCAGCAGCACCAGGTCCAGCATGATGGGCGCGGCCAGGAGGGAGTCCTGCGGGGCCGGCGGGTCAGAAGGCAGGCGGGCCGGCGGGCAGCCCCACTCCCGCCCGGCGGCCCCGCACCTCGCACGTGTTGTGcagcaccagcgtgttggtgccgCCCAGCATCAGCTCCGACGTGTACTCGTCCAGCGCCCGCTTGCTGTCCCCCACGTACGGCACGTACTTGATGACCACCTGGGGGGCGGCACGAGGTCACGGGGTCCCCGCCCTCCTccgccagcccccccccccccccagcggccCCTGGCCCACGCACACAGTGGTCGGGCTCCTCCCCGGGCGCGTAGAGCACGGGGTTGCCCTGCACCAGGTCGTCCACAACGCTGCTCTTGGACACCTCCTTGGAGCGGAACTGTGGCGGCGCCGACAGGTTCTGCCCGTCATTGTTGCCCAGGTGGTTGTAGCTCACGATGGACATGGTCTGCGGGAGCAAGGGGTCCCGCGGCAGCTGCAGGCCCCACGGCGCACAAGCCCCGCGGCGCACAAGTCTGGTGCTTGGGGTCCAGGCCCCCCCTCCTGAGCTGTGCACCCCCCAGGCCCACACACCTTGAGGCCAGAGCCAATAAGGAAGTCCACGAGCACGGACTTGACCTTGGTCTGGCCGGACTTGAAGTCGTCTCCGCCCACGAAGACGCGTCGCTGCCGGGCCAGCTCGAGCGCCCCAGGCACCAGCGTGTTCTGCGGGGACCCATTGAGGAAGGCGCAGCCCTCCAAGATGCTGGCCACAGCGAAGAGAGTGGAGGGCGACACCTCCAGGCCCAGCTGTGGACGTAGGCGGGCCATCAGCACGGAGGGGTCCTTGAGGGCTTGTCCTAACCCCTCTCTCCAACCCTGGACGTACGCACCTGGATGGTACGCAGCAGGTTCTCGGCGGTGTCATTGAGGCCTGGGACCACTTCGCAGAAGCGCTCCGTGTTCGCTGTCCACAGCACGATGACTTTGTCTAGCCCAGCACTGGACCGGAAGTCACGGATGTCCCTACGGATCTGCtccagctgggcagggagggaaggaggttgTACAGGCCCCTCGACCTGGGGAGGTCTGGGCTACTCGGTTCCCCAAGTGCAAAGTGAGGTCTGGAAGCTCAGGATGGGAACGAGGAGACAAAAGGCCAATAacgtggggggcgggggatggtAGGGGTGGTGGGTGATAACTCAGGGGCAAAAGGCAAGAGCAACAAGTGGCAAGGGATACAGGGCTTTGGGCGGGGCCGCACCTGCTGTGCGCGAGTGCCCAGTATGAGGTTGTCAGCGCGCGCACTCTGGTTAGCTGCGATGAACTCGGGGATGTAGACAGAGGGCCGCGGGCGCAGGGCCTCCAAGTGCGGCCACAGTTGCTCCTGCAGCCCCCAATCCAGTACCTGCGCGCGCCGCATCGCCTCAGCCAGGTTCAGCGAAGATATGTCccagcctggggcggggggacaCCCTCAAGCTCCGCCCAACCCAGAACGTGGGCCCCTCCAggccccgccgcccgccccaGCCCCCTGCCTAGGGCCCCGCCCACCGTCGAACACGAGGTCGTCGGGTGCCACCATGGGCAGCAGTGCGCTGAAAGGCACGAACACCTCCTGGCCCTCGGCGTCCAAGCCCAGGCTAACGGTGCCCGCCTGCGTCAGCGAGCCGTAGTAGTTGGCCTCCTGGGGGGCGGCAGGCGGG from Ursus arctos isolate Adak ecotype North America unplaced genomic scaffold, UrsArc2.0 scaffold_14, whole genome shotgun sequence includes:
- the ISYNA1 gene encoding inositol-3-phosphate synthase 1 isoform X2; the encoded protein is MEATADFVVESPDVVYGPDAIEAQYEYRTTCVSREGSVLKVYPTSTRFTFRTARQVPRLGVMLVGWGGNNGSTLTAAVLANRLRLSWPTRTGRKEANYYGSLTQAGTVSLGLDAEGQEVFVPFSALLPMVAPDDLVFDGWDISSLNLAEAMRRAQVLDWGLQEQLWPHLEALRPRPSVYIPEFIAANQSARADNLILGTRAQQLEQIRRDIRDFRSSAGLDKVIVLWTANTERFCEVVPGLNDTAENLLRTIQLGLEVSPSTLFAVASILEGCAFLNGSPQNTLVPGALELARQRRVFVGGDDFKSGQTKVKSVLVDFLIGSGLKTMSIVSYNHLGNNDGQNLSAPPQFRSKEVSKSSVVDDLVQGNPVLYAPGEEPDHCVVIKYVPYVGDSKRALDEYTSELMLGGTNTLVLHNTCEDSLLAAPIMLDLVLLTELCQRVSFCTDADPEPQGFHSVLSLLSFLFKAPLVPPGSPVVNALFRQRSCIENILRCAPALGSPSEALMSTGPLGTGTLGIGGCGVPSLGVWPRSAPAFPPGPVWGSRHRTTCFWSTRWSAPASSEWGLWSSPALCLARKDRRQLPPTAVQGMPTGTRRPRHPRCPPLKAMAILLPQNSCPGCPSGPNPSKTPEDNKASATISHSITCGFSAPAT
- the ISYNA1 gene encoding inositol-3-phosphate synthase 1 isoform X1; translated protein: MPVAMAVLAPCSRFARMAHRAQENTANSHMEGDAEGRVWRTAPGAHALLQMCPLPHAMCGFGVFMEVPLAGFCQGSSSSLLITDVFKSQDSSSDHLLPATCLLSAMEATADFVVESPDVVYGPDAIEAQYEYRTTCVSREGSVLKVYPTSTRFTFRTARQVPRLGVMLVGWGGNNGSTLTAAVLANRLRLSWPTRTGRKEANYYGSLTQAGTVSLGLDAEGQEVFVPFSALLPMVAPDDLVFDGWDISSLNLAEAMRRAQVLDWGLQEQLWPHLEALRPRPSVYIPEFIAANQSARADNLILGTRAQQLEQIRRDIRDFRSSAGLDKVIVLWTANTERFCEVVPGLNDTAENLLRTIQLGLEVSPSTLFAVASILEGCAFLNGSPQNTLVPGALELARQRRVFVGGDDFKSGQTKVKSVLVDFLIGSGLKTMSIVSYNHLGNNDGQNLSAPPQFRSKEVSKSSVVDDLVQGNPVLYAPGEEPDHCVVIKYVPYVGDSKRALDEYTSELMLGGTNTLVLHNTCEDSLLAAPIMLDLVLLTELCQRVSFCTDADPEPQGFHSVLSLLSFLFKAPLVPPGSPVVNALFRQRSCIENILRACVGLPPQNHMLLEHKMERPGLKRVGPVVVTCPVPCKKGPAPTAPNGCTGDANGHSQAEAPQMPTT
- the ISYNA1 gene encoding inositol-3-phosphate synthase 1 isoform X3; this encodes MEATADFVVESPDVVYGPDAIEAQYEYRTTCVSREGSVLKVYPTSTRFTFRTARQVPRLGVMLVGWGGNNGSTLTAAVLANRLRLSWPTRTGRKEANYYGSLTQAGTVSLGLDAEGQEVFVPFSALLPMVAPDDLVFDGWDISSLNLAEAMRRAQVLDWGLQEQLWPHLEALRPRPSVYIPEFIAANQSARADNLILGTRAQQLEQIRRDIRDFRSSAGLDKVIVLWTANTERFCEVVPGLNDTAENLLRTIQLGLEVSPSTLFAVASILEGCAFLNGSPQNTLVPGALELARQRRVFVGGDDFKSGQTKVKSVLVDFLIGSGLKTMSIVSYNHLGNNDGQNLSAPPQFRSKEVSKSSVVDDLVQGNPVLYAPGEEPDHCVVIKYVPYVGDSKRALDEYTSELMLGGTNTLVLHNTCEDSLLAAPIMLDLVLLTELCQRVSFCTDADPEPQGFHSVLSLLSFLFKAPLVPPGSPVVNALFRQRSCIENILRACVGLPPQNHMLLEHKMERPGLKRVGPVVVTCPVPCKKGPAPTAPNGCTGDANGHSQAEAPQMPTT